GTTGCGCGTGGTGCCGTGCTGGGCGTTGATCGTCGCAAAGCCATAGGCGAACTCGTCCATGTTGAGGGTTGCGACCAGCACGGCCCCCGCTTCGCGCAGCCGGACGATCGCTTCGGCATCCACCCGCGCAGGCGCGGCGTCAACATAGAGGGCGGACCCGGCGGTCGTCGGCAGGCCCTGCACATCGAACAGATCCTTGACGCCATAGGGGACACCTGCCAGCGGTCCCGGATCGCGCCCGGTGGCGATGGCGGCATCGACGGCCTTCGCCTCTGCACGCGCCCGGTCGGCGAGTGGGCGCGTGACGGCGAGCAGAGGCGGATTGCCCGCTTCCAGCCTCGTCAGGCATGTATCGATGACTGCGCGTGCGGTGATGCGACGGCCGCGCACCGCATCGGCGATGGCTACGGCGGAGTTAGCGATGTCGGAGATCAGGCGCATGGTCTGAAATCCGGCCCGAAAAGCCGGTCGGCATGCTGGGCGAGCAAGTCAAGGTTAGCGATGACCCCGGCCAGGCAGAGATCCGGGATGGTCAGGCCGCGCGCGGCTGCCGCCGCTGCGATCTCATTT
The window above is part of the Sphingobium sp. BYY-5 genome. Proteins encoded here:
- a CDS encoding DUF4089 domain-containing protein, whose translation is MSEASFVAMQPGPIPRSENEIAAAAAARGLTIPDLCLAGVIANLDLLAQHADRLFGPDFRPCA